Below is a window of Tolypothrix bouteillei VB521301 DNA.
ATATCAACAACATCCCGTCCTGTTTTGCTATCTAGTGATGCAGTGGGTTCGTCTGCAAGCAATAATTTAGGTTGAGCAACTAACGCACGTGCGATCGCAACCCGTTGTTGTTGTCCTCCTGACAAATTAGCCGGGTATGCATCCACTTTATCACCCAAGCCCACAGCTTGCAGTGTTGCCACTGATTTTTCTCGGTACTCCCTTCTTGGAATTTCAGGATGCAGTTTGAGGGACATACGAACATTACCGTAGGCGGTGAGACATTTGAGCAAATTGTGGTGTTGGAAGATAAAACCAATGTTGTTGCGGACTTTTGTGAGCTGTCTTTTACTAATACCCCGTAATTCTTGACCTAAGACTTGCAAGCTCCCTTCTTGTACGCTACGCAATCCTCCTGTAAGAGAGAGTAGTGTCGTCTTACCACTTCCTGAAGGTCCGGTGAGGATGACAATCTCTCCTGGGTAAATATTCAAGTTCACATCACTCAGCACGAGTTTACGCAAAGCCCCTTGGCCAAAAGCGTAATTCAGATTTAAAGCAGCTACAGTTGGTTCCATACCACTTGGATTTTCGACTTTGAATTGGTAACGCTAACTACTACCTATTATTTAAGAAACTTACACTTCCTAGAGCGAATTCTATTTGCTGTGGCTGAATGAAATTTGACATCAAGAGCAGAAACCATTTCTGCATATCTTCTCACAAAACATTTAGGATTGCTACAGGAAAATTTGATTGTGCTCGGAGGATGTTTTAAAAGTGTTGGCTACCTCCGCCAACACTTTAGATTCCCCTAAATCCCCCTTGGAAAGGGGGACTTTAAGAGCATTTCCCCCTTTGCCAAGCTACGGTAGTGTACACCAGTCTCCTAAAATGCCTTCTAGCAGTTTCGATCCCCCCTAACCCCCCTTAACAAGGGGGGAAATTGATTCTAATTCCTCCCTTTTCACGATGTTTCATGTCTTTTCTAGAGATCTGTACATCACCGTAGCCTTTCAAAGGGGGGCGAGGGGGATCTTGATACAATGGTAGACTTTACAAACATCGTCTTACCTAAAGGAATAATCTTTAAGGAATACCTACCTAAAATAATTTACTGCTTGGGGATTGGAGATTATATTTCTTTTAGCAGTAGATAAGGATATCTAAAAAAAAATAAAGTTCATATACAACATTCAAGATTTACTTAATTTTACGAAATTTCATAAATTCCCGATCGCTCGATTGTCTAATCTCAAGATGTGGAAGCGATCTCTCCAATGAACTTGTGAAATCTTGTACTGACTTATCAAGCTATTCTTGCTGTGTGAGAAAGCTTTTGTTCGGTAAAATTTCTTTTTAAATATCTGCTTGCGTTTAGGGAGTTTGATTATGCGGATTGCTCAAGTCGCCCCCTTATGGGAAAGAGTTCCACCTCCAGCTTACGGAGGGATTGAGTTAGTGGTGGGGTTACTGACTGATGAACTGGTTCGGCGCGGACATGAAGTCACACTATTTGCATCAGGAGATTCCCTGACTCTTGCTAAATTAAAATCCGTTCATCCCATCGCTATACGACTCGACCCAACGGTAAAAGAATACAGCGTTTATGAGTCCCTGCAACTGAGTTGGGTATACGAGCAAGCAGAGGAGTTCGACATCATTCACTCTCACATGGGCTACGCTTCATTGACTTATGCAAATTTAGTAAAAACGCCTACAATACACACATTACACGGTATTTTCACACCTGATAACGAAAAGCTATTTCAACACGCACGTTCTCAACCATACGTTAGTATTTCCAATGCCCAACGAGAATCAAGCTTGGGGCTCAATTACGCTGCGACGGTTTACAATGCTATTGATGTTAACAGCCATAAATTTTATCCCGTTCCGGATAGCCCGCCTTATCTGGCTTTTCTAGGTCGAATGTCACCAGAAAAAGGACCGCATCTCGCAATTGCTATTGCGAAACAGGTAGGTTTACCATTGAAGATGGCGGGTAAAGTAGACGAGTTTAATAAAGAGTTTTTTGAAAGAGAAGTTCAGCCTCTGATTGATGGAAAGCAAATTCAGTATTTAGGCGAAGCAAACCACAATCAAAAAAACGAACTCATGGGTCGTGCGATCGCAACTCTATTTCCCATTACCTGGCGCGAGCCATTTGGTTTGGTTACCATCGAATCAATGGTAGCAGGGACACCCGTCATTGCAATGAGCATGGGATCTATGCCAGAGGTCATTGCCCACGAGCAAACAGGCTTTTTGTGCAATAATTTAGAGGAATGCGTTCAAGCTGTAGGCAAAGTTGCAGAGATAGACCGTAACGCATGCCGTACCTATGTTGAAAACCGCTTTAACGTTCAAAGCATGACAGATGGCTATGAGGCTGCGTATCATCAAGTTTTAGCTTCACGGTTTGTTCAAAACCGACATTTGCACGAGTTAAAATTGCCTGCTCCCGCCATGAGTTTACCCAGTTTATAGGAGTGCAATACCTTGCGCCTCTGAGACTGTGGTTTATTTACTGAAAATGGCTGTAAGCGGAGATGGTTAAAACACATCTGCTGGATCGGCAGAACGAAGTTTACCTGTGGCAATTGCTCCAGAAATAGAACACATTACTAAGGTTAAAATAAAAACTTGCAAGGCAACACTGACTTTCATTGTTAAAGGAATTCTCGTCAGTGTTGCTAATAATTGATAGATTCCTACTGAGGAAATGAAGCCGGGAATAAACCCCATAAAACCAAGAATAATGGCTTCTTGAAGCACAACCAGGAGAAGCCATCTATCTGTATACCCCATGGCTTTAAGGGTAGCATATTCTGATAAATGGTCGTTAATATCAGCATATAAAACTTGATATAAAATGATAACTCCAACCACAAAACCTACAATAGTTCCAAACTTTAAAATAATTCCCTCCGGCTGCGATTCATGAAATTGCCTTTCTCTTTGAATCAATTCGTCACGAGTCAGTACAGCAACATCATCAGGAAGGCGATCGCGCAATCTTTCTTGCACTGTTTTAATATCTGCTCCCTTCTCTAAAATTAGAACCCCAATCCTAATTTGTTTGAGGCTATCGTCTCCGAAACGCTGGGCATAATTCCAATCACTCATGATCACATTACCTTTATCACTAATAGTACTGCCCATACTAAAGAGTCCAACGGCAAAAGTGCGGCGATTGTCCATGAGAGTTGCTACCTCTTCGCTTTTTTCTAGCCGTTTTGGAATGTCCCCAAGAGATGATTGAGATAGGCGATCGAACAAGACAGCATCGGGAACAACTAATTTTGCTATCTGTTGGTTTACTTCTGGTATATTCAACACTGATGGTTGGGCTGGATTAAAGGCAATGATTCTCACTTCATTGCCAAACATACGTGTTTCTCTGCTTTTGGGTTTGCCAGAATCATCTTGTGGAGAAGATAACTGATTGGGATTTACCCAATTTCCTCTCCCTATATAGACTGGACTTGCAGAGACAACACCATCGACTGCTGCGGCTTGATAAAGGTAAGCACGGGGAAAGGATATTCTAAAGAATAAACTTGGGCTAAATGATGAAATTAATAATAAATCTCCTGTCAAGCTTTCATGAATTTTTGTTGTTCCATCTGTTAGCATTGCTAGGAGTCCTAGCTGGGTAAACATCAAAATATTGGCGAAGCAAACGCCTGTCGTTGCAACAGCAAGGCGAATTTTTTGATGAGATAATTGCGCCCAAGCCAGAGGTGTCTCGAAGTCAAAGTTTTTTCCTATGGATTGAAGACGGGGAAGTTTCATTACGTGTTATTTTGTATTAAGTTTGACTCTAACTTGCATACCTGTTAAGGCGGCGACTTTAGGGCTATCTTCTCGGTTAAGTCGGATTTTGACTTCTACGACACGAGCATTGATATCTGTTGTAGGATTAGTTTGGTCTTGGTTGAGGCGAGTTTTGCCAATTTGCAACCCAATGCGATCGACTGTTCCTTTGAGTTCGCCTTGAAAACCGCCGTATTCACTTGTAATTGTTGCTTGATGTCCCAACTGAACTCTAGCAATATCTGTTTCGTATACCTCTGCTAGGACATACATTTGATTTGTCCTTCCAAGTAGTGCAATTCCTTCTTGGATATTCACCTGTTCGCCAACACGAGTATTGATTCTTAAGATTTGTCCTGCGATGGGAACTCTAACTAACGTATTGTCTAATTCAGCTTTACGCTGTTCCACTTGAATCAGGGCTTGCGCTAACTCAGCTTTGGCAATTTCAACATCAATTGGGCGGACTTCCTGCAATTTTTTTAAATTTGCTTGTTCCTTTTCTCGTTGTGCTTGTAAAGTCATTATGGTATTTTCTAAGTCTGCTTTACTTTGTAAAAGAGTGGCTTGAGCTTTTTCAAACTCCTCTCGTGCATTATCAAAGTCAGCTCGACTGATAGCACCTTCATTAGATAAAGCAAAGTTCCGTTCGTATTTCAGCTTAGCATTGCGAAGGGTCGCCTCTACTTGGGCGATCGCCGCTTCCTTCTGCTTGGTTTCATTTCGGATACGGGCTTCTAATTCTGCAATGACTGCGCGTTGAGCTACGATTTCGCCCTGCTTGGAGTCTCCTTGCTGAATTTTGAGCAATTGCGTTCGCTTGAGTATGACATTGGCTTGAGCATCCTTAAGTTGTTGCTTGACTCTATCTCTTCCCTGAAGAGTGGCGATCACCTGATTTGCTTTAACAAAGTCACCATCCTTGATAAATATTTGGTTAATGCGGCTGTCTTGAGCATTTGCTACTGAAATTTTAATAACATCCCCCTCTGGTATCAATTTTCCTAAAGCAACTACCCGAGTGGGAACATAAGAGATGGTTGCAGGAGTTTTTGGAGGAGTATTCTCCTGAGCTTTAAGAGTACTAGAAGCGGTACACAAGCCCAAACAACTGAGAATGGCAATATAAGCGCTATACTGCTGAATACCC
It encodes the following:
- a CDS encoding DevA family ABC transporter ATP-binding protein, with translation MEPTVAALNLNYAFGQGALRKLVLSDVNLNIYPGEIVILTGPSGSGKTTLLSLTGGLRSVQEGSLQVLGQELRGISKRQLTKVRNNIGFIFQHHNLLKCLTAYGNVRMSLKLHPEIPRREYREKSVATLQAVGLGDKVDAYPANLSGGQQQRVAIARALVAQPKLLLADEPTASLDSKTGRDVVDIIQRLAKEEGCSVLLVTHDNRILDIADRVVRMEDGKIQQQ
- a CDS encoding glycosyltransferase family 4 protein gives rise to the protein MRIAQVAPLWERVPPPAYGGIELVVGLLTDELVRRGHEVTLFASGDSLTLAKLKSVHPIAIRLDPTVKEYSVYESLQLSWVYEQAEEFDIIHSHMGYASLTYANLVKTPTIHTLHGIFTPDNEKLFQHARSQPYVSISNAQRESSLGLNYAATVYNAIDVNSHKFYPVPDSPPYLAFLGRMSPEKGPHLAIAIAKQVGLPLKMAGKVDEFNKEFFEREVQPLIDGKQIQYLGEANHNQKNELMGRAIATLFPITWREPFGLVTIESMVAGTPVIAMSMGSMPEVIAHEQTGFLCNNLEECVQAVGKVAEIDRNACRTYVENRFNVQSMTDGYEAAYHQVLASRFVQNRHLHELKLPAPAMSLPSL
- the devC gene encoding ABC transporter permease DevC, translated to MKLPRLQSIGKNFDFETPLAWAQLSHQKIRLAVATTGVCFANILMFTQLGLLAMLTDGTTKIHESLTGDLLLISSFSPSLFFRISFPRAYLYQAAAVDGVVSASPVYIGRGNWVNPNQLSSPQDDSGKPKSRETRMFGNEVRIIAFNPAQPSVLNIPEVNQQIAKLVVPDAVLFDRLSQSSLGDIPKRLEKSEEVATLMDNRRTFAVGLFSMGSTISDKGNVIMSDWNYAQRFGDDSLKQIRIGVLILEKGADIKTVQERLRDRLPDDVAVLTRDELIQRERQFHESQPEGIILKFGTIVGFVVGVIILYQVLYADINDHLSEYATLKAMGYTDRWLLLVVLQEAIILGFMGFIPGFISSVGIYQLLATLTRIPLTMKVSVALQVFILTLVMCSISGAIATGKLRSADPADVF
- a CDS encoding HlyD family efflux transporter periplasmic adaptor subunit, producing the protein MSEPRYRHSQSLYLGIQQYSAYIAILSCLGLCTASSTLKAQENTPPKTPATISYVPTRVVALGKLIPEGDVIKISVANAQDSRINQIFIKDGDFVKANQVIATLQGRDRVKQQLKDAQANVILKRTQLLKIQQGDSKQGEIVAQRAVIAELEARIRNETKQKEAAIAQVEATLRNAKLKYERNFALSNEGAISRADFDNAREEFEKAQATLLQSKADLENTIMTLQAQREKEQANLKKLQEVRPIDVEIAKAELAQALIQVEQRKAELDNTLVRVPIAGQILRINTRVGEQVNIQEGIALLGRTNQMYVLAEVYETDIARVQLGHQATITSEYGGFQGELKGTVDRIGLQIGKTRLNQDQTNPTTDINARVVEVKIRLNREDSPKVAALTGMQVRVKLNTK